In the Emys orbicularis isolate rEmyOrb1 chromosome 3, rEmyOrb1.hap1, whole genome shotgun sequence genome, one interval contains:
- the TTC32 gene encoding tetratricopeptide repeat protein 32 yields the protein MEQEPARESPDLLSAAHAQFREQRFEAAEELYSRFIAQWVCASAGPAPTRKYLTHDLATAFNNRGQIKYMRVDFYEAMDDYTSAIQTQPDFEVPYYNRGLILYRLGYYDEALKDFKKVLALNPEFEDASLSLKQTILDKEEKQRRTY from the exons ATGGAGCAGGAGCCGGCTCGCGAGTCCCCTGACCTGCTGTCGGCCGCGCACGCGCAGTTCCGGGAGCAGCGCTTCGAGGCTGCGGAGGAGCTGTACAGCCGCTTCATCGCGCAGTGGGTATGCGCCtctgccggccccgcccccaccag gAAATACCTCACCCATGATCTCGCCACTGCATTCAACAACAGGGGACAAATCAAGTACATGCGGGTTGACTTTTATGAAGCAATGGATGACTACACATCAGCCATACAAACCCAACCTGATTTTGAAGTCCCATATTATAACAGAGGATTAATACTGTACAGGCTAG GATACTATGATGAGGCTTTGAAAGATTTCAAGAAAGTTTTAGCATTAAACCCTGAGTTTGAAGATGCTTCCTTGAGTCTAAAACAGACTATTCTtgacaaagaagaaaaacaaagaaggacatattaa